Proteins co-encoded in one Arachis hypogaea cultivar Tifrunner chromosome 13, arahy.Tifrunner.gnm2.J5K5, whole genome shotgun sequence genomic window:
- the LOC112733228 gene encoding probable methyltransferase PMT15 codes for MANNTNNFKSLFHNFTSKRQYNKTLLPFTNFYFITFSIVLCSLFYLFGLWTHHRPYSAATCFQPSTNTTTTTTSTSTPSTLQIQLPTIHFEARHKLQDPPATAAREYHAPPCDPKLYEYTPCEDLKRSLKFPRQRLVYRERHCPAPEEILRCRIPAPFGYRLPLRWPESRDSVWYANVPHKELTVEKKMQNWVHFNGDRFRFPGGGTMFPRGANAYIDEIAKLIKLRDGSIRTAIDTGCGVASFGAYLLSRDILTVSFAPRDTHEAQVQFALERGVPALIGVIASKRLPYPSRAFDIAHCSRCLIPWGQFDGIYLTEVDRVLRPGGYWILSGPPINYAKHWRGWERTRQSLKDEQDSIEEVAKSLCWKKLVERGDLAIWQKPTNHVHCKMQRKIFKNGKPFCQAQDPDAAWYTKLDTCLTPLPDVNDIKEVAGGKLPKWPQRLTSIPPRISSGSLEGISGEMFKEDTELWKRRVAYYKKLDHQLAEKGRYRNVLDMNSYLGGFAAALVDDPVWVMNVVPVEAEINTLGAIYERGLIGTYQNWCEAMSTYPRTYDFIHGDSVFSLYQNRCNMEQILLEMDRILRPQGGVVLRDDVDVLTKVKSFADAIQWESRITDHEDGPYNRQKIFVAIKEYWTAPPPQNQDQDIK; via the exons ATGGCCAACAATACTAATAACTTCAAAAGCTTATTCCACAACTTCACTTCCAAAAGACAATACAATAAGACCTTATTACCATTCACCAATTTTTACTTCATCACTTTCTCCATCGTCCTCTGCTCCCTCTTCTACCTCTTCGGCCTCTGGACCCACCACCGTCCCTACTCCGCCGCCACATGTTTCCAGCCttccaccaacaccaccaccaccaccaccagtacCAGTACCCCATCAACCCTACAAATCCAACTTCCCACCATCCACTTCGAGGCCAGACACAAACTCCAAGACCCACCTGCCACAGCGGCGCGTGAGTACCACGCGCCACCGTGCGACCCGAAACTCTACGAGTACACCCCATGTGAGGACTTGAAAAGATCCCTGAAATTCCCCCGACAGAGGCTCGTATATCGGGAGAGGCACTGTCCGGCACCGGAGGAGATTCTCCGGTGCCGGATTCCGGCGCCGTTCGGATACCGGTTGCCGCTTCGGTGGCCGGAGAGTCGGGACTCGGTGTGGTACGCGAACGTGCCGCACAAGGAGTTAACGGTGGAGAAGAAGATGCAGAATTGGGTCCATTTCAATGGAGACAGATTCCGATTCCCCGGTGGAGGAACGATGTTTCCGCGTGGAGCTAACGCTTACATTGATGAGATTGCGAAGCTGATTAAGCTTCGAGATGGGTCCATCAGAACCGCCATTGATACGGGTTGTGGG GTTGCAAGTTTTGGAGCATATCTTTTGTCCCGTGACATATTAACAGTGTCATTTGCACCAAGAGACACACATGAGGCACAGGTTCAATTTGCATTGGAACGAGGTGTCCCTGCTTTGATTGGAGTCATTGCCTCAAAAAGACTTCCATACCCTTCAAGAGCCTTTGACATTGCTCATTGCTCACGTTGCCTTATTCCTTGGGGCCAGTTTG ATGGAATATACTTAACTGAAGTGGATAGAGTGTTGCGTCCTGGTGGGTATTGGATCCTATCAGGACCACCAATAAACTATGCTAAACACTGGAGAGGGTGGGAGAGGACACGTCAGAGCCTCAAAGATGAACAAGATTCCATTGAAGAAGTTGCTAAGAGTCTTTGTTGGAAGAAACTTGTTGAGAGAGGTGATCTTGCTATTTGGCAGAAACCCACCAATCATGTTCATTGCAAGATGCAGAGAAAAATCTTCAAGAATGGTAAACCCTTCTGCCAGGCACAGGATCCAGATGCAGCATG GTACACAAAATTGGACACCTGCTTAACCCCACTACCTGATGTAAACGACATAAAAGAAGTTGCTGGTGGAAAATTACCAAAATGGCCCCAGAGGCTAACCTCAATTCCACCAAGGATAAGCAGTGGAAGTTTGGAAGGAATAAGTGGTGAGATGTTCAAAGAGGACACTGAATTATGGAAAAGGAGAGTTGCATATTACAAGAAACTTGATCACCAGCTAGCAGAGAAAGGGAGGTACAGAAATGTGCTTGATATGAACTCTTACTTGGGTGGATTTGCAGCTGCACTTGTTGATGATCCTGTTTGGGTCATGAATGTTGTTCCTGTTGAGGCTGAAATTAACACTCTTGGTGCCATTTATGAACGTGGATTGATTGGAACCTATCAAAACTG GTGTGAAGCCATGTCTACCTACCCAAGAACTTATGACTTCATTCATGGTGATTCAGTGTTTAGCCTCTATCAAAACAG ATGCAACATGGAGCAGATTCTGTTAGAGATGGATAGGATTTTGAGGCCACAAGGTGGTGTCGTATTGCGTGATGATGTTGATGTGTTGACCAAGGTGAAGAGCTTTGCAGATGCAATCCAATGGGAAAGTAGAATCACTGACCATGAAGATGGACCTTACAACAGACAAAAGATTTTTGTAGCAATTAAAGAATATTGGACTGCACCACCACCACAAAACCAAGATCAAGACATAAAATAG